The following proteins are encoded in a genomic region of Sulfurovum indicum:
- a CDS encoding Y-family DNA polymerase, which produces MFLHIDIDSFFASAERAVDQSLKGIPMAVGSRSNLEIFDTERINIKLMNDNSGAFVAPVFYSDRQKSFEEYFVDTINGERKIRGIITSASYEARECGVKTAMPIAKALQLCPKMVVIPSHYKLYHTLSKRLYRFMLAKIPNVEQYSIDEFFGDVRGWVEDAEVYDFAKTLQEEIMEKFLLPVSIGISQAKWIAKLATESAKPYGIYEVKDIDSYIENIPIEAFPGIGRGFQKRLHAHYISTLGEVKRNKPLLYSWKKPGIQLYKRITGTDEEGIDVRSERKSIGISRTFDPIYEREEIKRRIMIMARHIVYMVMAIEVNPTTYYLKISYEYGVKVKKSETVHRVFSETLYKQLLEEMFRTISLPGKGAVKLSLNVSNFTSQHLKTLSLLDLHEDLHTHKLTKYLQHLRERFGLDIIKTGNEL; this is translated from the coding sequence TTGTTTCTGCATATCGATATAGACAGTTTTTTTGCTTCTGCCGAGCGTGCTGTTGACCAAAGTCTGAAGGGTATTCCTATGGCGGTTGGGAGTCGAAGCAATCTGGAGATCTTCGATACCGAACGCATCAATATCAAATTGATGAACGATAACAGCGGGGCCTTTGTGGCACCGGTATTCTACAGTGACCGGCAGAAAAGTTTTGAGGAATACTTTGTTGATACGATCAATGGAGAGAGAAAGATCAGAGGTATCATTACTTCTGCAAGTTATGAAGCGCGTGAATGCGGAGTGAAGACAGCAATGCCCATTGCCAAGGCACTGCAGCTTTGTCCAAAGATGGTCGTCATTCCATCACATTACAAACTATACCATACACTTTCAAAAAGACTCTACCGTTTTATGCTTGCAAAGATCCCCAATGTAGAGCAGTACAGCATCGATGAATTCTTTGGTGATGTCAGGGGATGGGTAGAAGATGCAGAAGTGTATGATTTTGCCAAAACACTTCAGGAAGAGATCATGGAGAAGTTCCTGCTTCCGGTCTCTATAGGTATTTCACAAGCCAAGTGGATCGCCAAGCTTGCTACGGAATCAGCCAAGCCTTACGGTATTTATGAAGTAAAAGATATTGACAGCTACATAGAGAACATTCCTATTGAAGCATTTCCCGGTATCGGCAGGGGGTTTCAGAAACGCCTGCATGCACACTATATCTCTACACTTGGCGAGGTCAAACGGAATAAACCGCTGCTTTACAGTTGGAAAAAACCGGGGATACAGCTCTATAAACGTATTACGGGGACAGATGAAGAGGGAATAGATGTACGGTCTGAGCGAAAATCCATAGGAATAAGCCGTACATTTGATCCGATCTATGAGAGGGAGGAGATCAAACGGCGTATTATGATCATGGCAAGGCATATCGTCTATATGGTCATGGCAATCGAAGTCAACCCTACGACATATTATCTTAAGATCAGTTATGAGTACGGTGTAAAGGTTAAAAAGAGTGAGACTGTACACCGGGTTTTCAGCGAAACACTTTACAAGCAATTATTGGAGGAGATGTTTAGAACGATCTCACTGCCGGGAAAGGGTGCAGTAAAGCTTTCACTTAATGTTTCCAATTTTACGTCACAGCACCTTAAAACTCTTTCGCTTCTCGATCTTCATGAGGACCTGCATACCCATAAGCTGACAAAATATCTGCAGCATTTAAGAGAACGCTTCGGACTTGATATTATCAAAACAGGGAATGAATTATGA
- a CDS encoding putative bifunctional diguanylate cyclase/phosphodiesterase, translating into MKYLLKALSTLQGSNGTDREMVSRLYHLSLRSLIALIIFALVVSYYLYSALQLSILFWGTCIVTISLIRLVAVYYFKKHEERYSTREWYRLFFVFNVITALIVSLLGTVYILDVSDLERLFIIASLVGLSGAAMSSLFPDIRITFWYITILLFPLIICVLSIGGEQYILIGIMLVLYYFAQLLIAYNSYKQNEDLFRHQQEIIKAQEQLFKNRETLEYFYTQAPIGIFSYNTDLKIIECNEAFLKLFHLKKDEIIGMDLNLLPDQSPLKIIKTALKDGVQDYVGPYLSMKGLEYWIEAKAFPIHDHEKRVIGGVVLIENKTKEHRAVEKLKYMAAHDALTQLSNRRGFRHYMETLIKDEKHKSHYSLLFYLDLNRFKYINDSLGHTFGDKLLKEVALRLKYIVPNECSLTRLGGDEFVVVVPFVSVHREPAREEAEAFALKIHNAFEEAFIIEGIRFYINTSIGIVLIEPGFDNLEEIVRHADIAMYEAKKHGKNHISFYNDKLDEERKQTFTLQQDLIYALEHEGFELYLQPIVNIEDDSVNAAEALIRWHHPKQGLLLPADFIPLAIELGVITEIGWWVLRKVCQTISLWKKEGIWKLDYISININAKQLIKEDFTERFFAQLNAYDIDTKDIKIEITETSLINNFELTQQVIHELQQRGIKCIIDDFGTGYSSLSYLKKLSFSVLKIDREFIFDLENNIANETLIRMIVAIAKQFNYKIVVEGIEKLEQKEIIKNIDAHVSYQGFLVSKPLPINDFEEKFIEKEKALSHSRVVQESV; encoded by the coding sequence ATGAAATATCTGTTAAAAGCACTAAGTACTTTACAAGGAAGCAACGGGACAGATAGAGAGATGGTGAGCAGGCTCTATCATCTGTCTCTGCGAAGTCTTATTGCATTGATCATATTCGCACTGGTCGTATCCTATTATCTCTATTCTGCACTGCAGCTCTCTATTCTTTTTTGGGGAACATGTATTGTGACGATCTCTCTGATCAGATTGGTGGCTGTTTACTATTTTAAAAAACACGAAGAGAGGTATTCGACAAGAGAGTGGTATAGACTTTTTTTTGTTTTCAATGTTATTACTGCATTGATCGTCTCTCTTCTTGGTACAGTCTATATATTGGATGTCAGCGACCTGGAGAGACTTTTTATCATCGCTTCGCTTGTTGGTCTTTCAGGTGCTGCAATGAGTTCGCTTTTCCCGGACATACGTATAACATTCTGGTATATCACGATTCTTCTGTTCCCTCTGATCATTTGTGTATTGAGCATAGGCGGAGAACAGTATATACTGATTGGGATCATGCTGGTACTTTACTACTTTGCACAACTGCTCATTGCATATAACTCCTACAAACAGAATGAGGATCTCTTCAGACATCAGCAGGAGATCATAAAAGCACAGGAACAGCTTTTTAAGAACCGTGAAACACTGGAGTACTTCTATACGCAGGCACCTATCGGTATTTTCTCCTACAATACCGATCTTAAGATAATTGAATGCAATGAAGCATTTTTGAAGCTGTTTCATTTGAAAAAAGACGAGATCATCGGTATGGATTTAAATCTATTGCCGGACCAAAGTCCACTGAAGATCATTAAAACAGCACTGAAAGATGGTGTACAGGACTATGTAGGACCTTATCTTTCGATGAAAGGGTTGGAGTACTGGATTGAAGCCAAGGCTTTTCCCATTCATGACCATGAGAAGAGAGTAATTGGCGGTGTAGTACTGATCGAGAATAAAACGAAAGAGCATCGTGCTGTTGAAAAATTGAAATATATGGCTGCCCATGATGCACTGACACAACTTTCAAACAGGCGCGGTTTCAGGCACTATATGGAAACATTGATCAAAGATGAAAAGCATAAAAGTCACTATTCACTCTTATTTTATCTTGATCTCAACCGTTTTAAATATATCAATGATTCTCTCGGGCATACTTTTGGAGACAAGCTTCTTAAAGAGGTTGCTTTGCGTCTGAAGTACATAGTACCGAATGAATGTAGTTTAACCCGTCTTGGCGGAGATGAGTTTGTTGTTGTCGTCCCTTTTGTTTCGGTTCATAGGGAGCCAGCGAGAGAAGAGGCGGAAGCATTTGCTTTGAAGATACACAATGCTTTTGAGGAAGCTTTTATAATAGAGGGCATCAGGTTTTATATAAATACCAGTATCGGGATTGTACTGATAGAACCTGGTTTCGACAATCTTGAAGAGATCGTGCGTCATGCGGATATTGCAATGTATGAAGCCAAAAAACATGGTAAGAACCATATTTCCTTTTATAATGACAAACTGGATGAAGAGCGCAAACAGACTTTTACGCTGCAGCAGGATCTTATCTATGCGCTTGAGCATGAGGGATTTGAACTCTATTTACAGCCTATTGTAAATATCGAGGATGATTCTGTGAATGCAGCCGAAGCATTAATACGATGGCACCACCCCAAACAGGGACTGTTGCTGCCGGCAGACTTCATTCCTCTGGCGATAGAACTCGGAGTGATCACAGAGATCGGATGGTGGGTACTCAGGAAGGTGTGTCAGACTATTTCTCTTTGGAAAAAAGAGGGGATTTGGAAACTGGACTATATATCTATCAATATTAATGCAAAACAGCTGATTAAAGAAGACTTTACCGAACGCTTTTTCGCTCAGCTGAATGCTTATGATATCGATACAAAAGATATAAAGATTGAGATAACCGAAACATCATTGATCAATAACTTCGAATTGACACAACAGGTGATCCATGAACTGCAACAGCGTGGTATCAAATGTATTATTGATGACTTTGGAACAGGGTACTCTTCGCTTTCGTATCTAAAGAAACTCTCTTTCTCTGTTTTGAAGATCGACAGGGAGTTTATTTTTGATCTGGAAAATAATATTGCAAATGAGACTCTGATACGGATGATCGTTGCGATCGCAAAACAGTTCAATTACAAAATTGTCGTAGAGGGAATAGAGAAACTTGAACAGAAAGAGATTATCAAAAATATCGATGCACATGTGAGTTACCAGGGCTTTCTGGTCAGTAAACCGTTACCTATCAATGACTTTGAAGAAAAATTTATTGAAAAAGAAAAGGCACTCTCTCATTCCCGCGTTGTACAAGAGAGTGTATAG
- a CDS encoding tetratricopeptide repeat protein: MQTQIKEAYDTLLAKEYEKAFVLYSALAEQKEPTSFYYLGFLYFRGFGVEKDEKKAFKNYLEAATREVPVAQFETALMLENGDGCEQNFSEAAFWYEEAAKRGNIEAYNNLAAMYKEGRGVVQDYHKAYILFKKAAIAGNASAQFNLGALYDMGLGCEENKEKAIEWCRKAAYQGHQKAKGIIQRMQQDGQIVF, translated from the coding sequence ATGCAAACACAGATAAAAGAGGCTTACGATACACTGTTAGCCAAAGAGTATGAAAAAGCTTTCGTACTCTACTCCGCTTTGGCTGAACAGAAAGAACCGACCAGTTTCTACTATCTTGGATTTCTCTACTTCAGAGGTTTCGGTGTAGAGAAAGATGAGAAAAAAGCATTCAAGAACTATCTGGAAGCCGCAACCCGAGAAGTACCGGTCGCACAGTTTGAAACAGCACTCATGCTCGAAAACGGTGACGGATGTGAACAGAACTTCTCAGAAGCGGCATTCTGGTATGAAGAAGCAGCCAAACGCGGTAACATAGAAGCCTACAACAACCTGGCCGCAATGTATAAAGAGGGTCGCGGTGTCGTTCAGGATTATCACAAAGCCTATATACTCTTTAAAAAAGCTGCCATTGCAGGCAATGCTTCTGCACAATTCAATCTTGGAGCACTCTATGATATGGGACTGGGATGCGAAGAGAATAAAGAGAAAGCTATCGAATGGTGTAGAAAAGCTGCCTATCAGGGTCATCAAAAAGCAAAAGGGATCATTCAGAGAATGCAGCAGGATGGACAGATCGTCTTTTAA
- a CDS encoding valine--tRNA ligase, whose amino-acid sequence MSETKKNVYNPKEIEENYYKLWEERGYFEVEGNKEIQEEEKTFSIMMPPPNVTGHLHIGHGLTFTLQDIIVRYKRMDGYKTLWQPGTDHAGIATQNVVEKQLLSEGTTKEEIGREAFLERAWKQKDSSGNAITKQLRKLGVSPAWSRERFTMDEGLANAVKKAFKQMYDNGYIVRGNYMINWCTHDGALSDIEVEHEDHLGHLYHLRYPLTDGSGVIVVATTRPETYFGDTAVMVHPDDERHKHLIGKTVTLPLIGREVKIIADEHVDMEFGTGFVKVTPAHDPNDYEVGKRHNLEFITIFDEQGILNEECGEFRGMERLEAREPIMAKLEAEGYVEKVEEHAHQVGHCYRCKNIVEPYISKQWFVKKEFAKASIEKVNNGEAEFFPAHWINSYNAWMNDLRDWCISRQLWWGHQIPVMYCDDCGAEFAFEKETPTKCEKCGSAHIHQDEDVLDTWFSSGLWPFSTLGWGNGDAFKGEKWFEEDMKAFYPNQLLITGFDILFFWVARMLMMGENITGKLPFKDIYLHALVKDEKGEKMSKSKGNVIDPLVMIEKYSADTLRFTLAVLAVQGRDIKLSEEKLEQSRNFTNKLFNAANYLQLNQNTFEDLEQEKIQTPLGRYMLSRFNLAVKETRDYIDQYRFNDAATTLYRFMWGEFCDWGIELSKASKESVSELGSIFKESLKLLHPFMPFITENLYQRLSGTLLEENTSIMVMSYPKERQIDAEITAQFNLAIEAIVSVRRCKTLIEKGNQKIEKAAIKFNKEADTVLLKPFIEKLGKVEEIEFVTEKLTNCVTDVSDSLETMISTDDIDMSAIIAKLTKQKEKLEKEIGKLNGMLGNEKFVANAPEQVITQNRQQLEEAEAKLEKIEAELAGFSV is encoded by the coding sequence ATGAGCGAAACAAAAAAAAATGTATATAACCCAAAAGAGATAGAAGAGAACTACTACAAACTTTGGGAAGAACGAGGTTATTTTGAAGTAGAAGGCAATAAAGAGATACAGGAGGAAGAGAAGACCTTCTCTATCATGATGCCCCCGCCGAATGTGACCGGACATCTTCATATCGGGCATGGACTGACCTTTACACTGCAGGATATCATCGTACGTTACAAACGTATGGACGGCTATAAAACACTTTGGCAGCCCGGAACGGACCATGCCGGCATTGCGACACAGAATGTTGTAGAGAAACAGCTTTTGTCAGAAGGAACCACCAAAGAAGAGATCGGACGAGAGGCATTCCTTGAACGTGCCTGGAAGCAAAAAGACAGCTCAGGCAATGCTATTACCAAGCAGCTTCGAAAACTGGGGGTTTCCCCGGCGTGGAGCCGTGAGCGTTTCACAATGGACGAGGGCCTGGCCAATGCAGTCAAAAAAGCTTTCAAGCAGATGTATGACAATGGATATATCGTCCGCGGGAACTACATGATCAACTGGTGTACTCATGATGGAGCACTTTCTGACATCGAAGTAGAGCATGAAGATCATTTGGGTCACCTTTACCATCTCAGATACCCCCTTACCGACGGTTCAGGTGTCATAGTCGTTGCAACTACCCGTCCGGAGACCTACTTTGGAGATACCGCTGTAATGGTCCATCCGGATGATGAACGTCACAAACACCTTATTGGAAAGACCGTTACACTTCCGCTTATTGGACGTGAAGTAAAGATCATTGCCGATGAGCATGTTGACATGGAGTTCGGTACCGGTTTTGTTAAAGTAACCCCTGCACACGATCCCAACGACTACGAGGTAGGTAAACGCCACAATCTGGAATTCATTACCATATTTGACGAACAGGGTATCCTCAATGAAGAGTGTGGAGAGTTCCGGGGAATGGAGCGCCTTGAAGCGAGAGAACCTATCATGGCGAAGCTTGAAGCAGAAGGCTATGTCGAAAAAGTGGAAGAACATGCTCACCAGGTAGGACATTGCTACAGATGTAAGAACATTGTAGAACCGTATATTTCCAAGCAGTGGTTCGTTAAAAAAGAGTTCGCCAAAGCTTCCATAGAAAAGGTCAATAACGGTGAAGCAGAATTCTTTCCCGCACACTGGATCAACTCCTACAATGCCTGGATGAATGATCTCCGTGACTGGTGTATCTCACGTCAGCTCTGGTGGGGGCACCAGATACCGGTCATGTACTGTGACGACTGTGGAGCAGAGTTTGCTTTTGAAAAAGAAACACCGACCAAGTGTGAAAAGTGTGGATCAGCACACATTCATCAGGATGAGGATGTACTCGATACCTGGTTCTCTTCCGGACTCTGGCCCTTTTCTACTCTTGGATGGGGGAACGGTGATGCCTTTAAAGGAGAAAAGTGGTTTGAAGAGGACATGAAAGCATTCTACCCTAACCAGCTTCTCATTACCGGTTTTGACATCCTCTTCTTCTGGGTTGCCAGAATGCTGATGATGGGAGAGAATATCACCGGAAAACTGCCGTTTAAAGATATCTATCTGCATGCTCTTGTCAAAGATGAGAAAGGTGAGAAGATGAGCAAGTCCAAAGGAAATGTCATTGATCCTCTGGTCATGATCGAGAAGTACTCTGCCGATACACTCAGATTCACACTTGCTGTTCTTGCCGTTCAGGGACGTGACATCAAACTGAGCGAAGAGAAACTGGAGCAAAGCCGTAATTTTACCAACAAGCTTTTCAATGCAGCTAACTACCTGCAACTCAATCAGAATACTTTTGAGGATCTGGAGCAGGAGAAGATCCAAACACCGCTTGGACGATACATGCTTTCGCGCTTCAACCTGGCGGTCAAAGAGACCAGAGACTACATCGATCAGTATCGATTCAACGATGCAGCTACGACACTCTACCGCTTCATGTGGGGAGAGTTCTGTGACTGGGGGATCGAACTGAGCAAAGCCTCCAAAGAGAGTGTCAGTGAGCTGGGAAGCATCTTTAAAGAGTCACTGAAGCTGTTACACCCGTTTATGCCGTTCATTACAGAAAACCTCTACCAGAGACTCTCCGGAACTCTACTTGAAGAGAATACTTCCATCATGGTAATGTCTTATCCAAAAGAGAGACAGATCGATGCAGAGATCACAGCACAATTCAACCTTGCTATCGAAGCGATCGTCTCAGTCAGACGCTGCAAGACACTCATAGAAAAAGGGAACCAGAAGATCGAGAAAGCGGCGATAAAATTCAACAAAGAAGCAGACACTGTTCTGCTAAAGCCGTTTATTGAGAAACTTGGAAAAGTCGAAGAGATCGAATTTGTTACAGAAAAACTGACGAACTGTGTCACTGATGTCTCCGACTCCCTTGAAACAATGATCTCTACCGATGACATCGATATGAGTGCTATTATCGCCAAACTGACAAAACAGAAAGAGAAACTTGAAAAAGAGATCGGAAAATTGAACGGTATGCTGGGCAATGAGAAGTTTGTTGCCAATGCACCGGAACAGGTTATCACACAGAACCGTCAACAGCTTGAAGAGGCAGAGGCAAAGCTTGAGAAGATCGAGGCTGAGCTTGCGGGATTTAGTGTATAA
- a CDS encoding MBL fold metallo-hydrolase has translation MKKLLFLLLLSPLFLLAQSNQKIMLQVLGSGGPEMNDKRASSSYLIWIDGKSRILIDFGSGASLRFEESDANIEELDMILLTHLHIDHTADLPALLKAGFFTNIKKVLPLYGPYGNSTMPDTKTFIRRLFEDHKGAWQYMGDHLGGKADLQLSAHNVEYSREVQTLLAENNISVEAVSVHHGMIPAIAYRVNIGNKSLTFSGDMNGEFHTLEKLAKGTDILIMHNAVPQTATGTAALLHMTPQTIGEIAQKAQPGTVILSHRMSRTLDKELETISEIRKSYKGKVKFADDGSTFLLL, from the coding sequence ATGAAAAAGCTTCTCTTTCTCTTGTTGCTCTCTCCCCTGTTCCTGTTAGCACAGAGTAATCAGAAGATCATGCTGCAGGTACTCGGTTCAGGCGGACCGGAAATGAATGATAAACGTGCATCATCGTCCTATCTGATATGGATTGACGGGAAAAGTCGTATTCTGATCGATTTCGGCAGTGGTGCATCATTGCGCTTTGAAGAGAGTGATGCAAATATAGAAGAGCTTGATATGATCCTGCTTACTCATCTGCATATTGACCATACTGCGGACCTTCCAGCACTCCTAAAAGCAGGTTTTTTCACCAATATAAAAAAAGTACTCCCTCTCTACGGTCCCTACGGGAACAGCACCATGCCCGATACCAAAACATTCATCCGCAGACTCTTTGAAGACCATAAAGGAGCCTGGCAGTACATGGGAGACCATCTTGGCGGAAAAGCAGATCTTCAACTCAGTGCCCATAATGTAGAGTATTCACGGGAAGTCCAGACACTTTTAGCCGAGAACAACATCAGTGTAGAAGCCGTAAGCGTACATCATGGAATGATCCCGGCGATCGCATACCGTGTAAACATCGGTAATAAAAGCCTTACATTTTCAGGTGACATGAATGGAGAGTTCCATACACTTGAAAAACTGGCCAAAGGTACCGATATCCTCATCATGCACAATGCCGTTCCGCAAACTGCGACCGGTACAGCCGCTTTGCTTCACATGACACCTCAAACTATTGGAGAGATCGCACAGAAAGCACAGCCCGGAACAGTCATACTTTCACACAGAATGTCAAGAACGCTGGACAAGGAACTGGAGACGATCTCTGAAATACGTAAAAGTTACAAGGGGAAAGTGAAGTTCGCAGATGACGGAAGTACATTTCTTCTTCTATAA
- a CDS encoding DoxX family protein, giving the protein MRDFLAEYSVLVSYPKHLVLFFARIAVAYGFTYPALLKMQDMQGTVKWFESIGIPFASLMGMMVSYIEMLGIICLTLGLFTRYISILLSFVMMGAIFFVHWKHGFPAADNGIEIPLYYFIFLMLFASFGPGKYSLDRFVFGEGKGD; this is encoded by the coding sequence ATGAGGGATTTTTTGGCAGAATACAGTGTGTTGGTCTCCTATCCAAAACATCTGGTCCTATTCTTTGCCAGAATTGCTGTGGCCTATGGATTTACCTACCCCGCTTTGTTGAAAATGCAGGATATGCAGGGTACTGTCAAATGGTTCGAAAGTATCGGTATACCGTTCGCGTCACTGATGGGAATGATGGTCTCCTATATTGAGATGTTAGGAATTATATGTCTGACATTGGGACTCTTTACCCGATATATCTCGATACTTCTTTCATTTGTAATGATGGGAGCAATCTTTTTTGTACATTGGAAACACGGGTTTCCCGCTGCGGACAATGGCATTGAGATCCCGCTGTATTACTTCATCTTTCTAATGCTTTTTGCCTCTTTCGGTCCGGGAAAATACAGCCTGGACAGATTTGTCTTCGGGGAGGGTAAAGGTGACTAA
- a CDS encoding FMN-binding glutamate synthase family protein, which produces MTNEQLLAFFSSFTVDWSILFQLFMAVIAVVLISVAFYDRFIQRENQLLINFPLVGRLRYFFYMMRNPMRQYFGDETFYDSFEKLLWINKVVKKEDPSLSFSPAKPYANQHTLFRHANIVNELNEVDTDFSVTFGSNCRYPFVTRSIIGRSAMSDGAISPEGTRAFARGAAMAHFPINTGEGGLTSNFLTTLHCRFCNKEYLEFKKGTLFAKSIYHILRSLTNAEIAQRIYRKMVVRQKDRGTFIFDDEQLLYFRINWESDLEHFPIEVPKGLPDIVFQIGSGLYGVQDADGSFDAVRYQKVIRFCRMTEVKLAQGAKQTGGKLLANKVNDDIAYYRGVQAHRDLISPNRFPYAETEAELFDFIEELQQLSGKPVGFKIVLSDREGFEVYAKELKKRKDAGRGLPEFITIDGGDGGSATAPLEMMSRIGLPVREALLIANEVLSEYGLRDEIRLIAAEKVLTADDVVELLCYGADFINIARGFMISAGCIRARQCSGAGGRNCPVGLATMNEAKRSKFLVLEKSRHIANYHDALVQGIRSLLAVMGKRSVQQLSMKDLEVSRV; this is translated from the coding sequence GTGACTAATGAACAACTGCTTGCATTCTTCTCCAGCTTTACCGTCGACTGGAGTATCCTGTTTCAACTCTTTATGGCGGTGATAGCGGTCGTGCTGATCAGTGTTGCGTTCTACGACCGTTTTATTCAACGAGAGAATCAGCTGCTTATAAATTTTCCGCTTGTGGGCCGTCTGCGCTATTTTTTTTATATGATGCGTAATCCAATGCGCCAGTATTTCGGAGATGAGACCTTTTATGATTCATTTGAAAAACTTCTATGGATCAACAAGGTGGTTAAAAAAGAGGATCCTTCTCTCTCTTTCTCTCCGGCAAAACCCTATGCAAATCAGCATACACTTTTCAGACATGCCAATATTGTCAATGAACTTAATGAAGTAGATACGGACTTTAGTGTCACATTCGGATCAAACTGCCGTTATCCGTTTGTAACCAGAAGCATTATAGGACGTTCAGCCATGAGTGATGGTGCCATCTCTCCGGAAGGTACCCGTGCTTTTGCCAGAGGGGCGGCTATGGCACATTTTCCTATCAATACAGGAGAGGGGGGTCTGACCTCAAATTTTCTGACCACCCTTCATTGCAGATTCTGTAACAAGGAATATCTTGAATTTAAAAAAGGAACATTGTTTGCCAAAAGTATCTACCATATTCTTAGATCCCTGACCAATGCAGAGATCGCACAGCGTATTTACCGTAAGATGGTAGTCCGGCAAAAGGATAGGGGAACGTTTATTTTCGATGATGAACAACTGCTCTACTTTCGTATCAATTGGGAAAGCGATCTGGAGCATTTCCCGATAGAAGTACCGAAGGGATTGCCGGATATCGTCTTTCAGATAGGGAGCGGTTTGTACGGAGTCCAGGATGCCGACGGCAGTTTTGATGCTGTACGTTACCAGAAAGTTATACGTTTTTGCCGTATGACCGAAGTTAAACTGGCTCAGGGTGCAAAGCAGACAGGAGGAAAACTTCTGGCTAACAAGGTGAATGATGATATTGCTTACTACCGGGGAGTTCAGGCGCATCGGGATCTCATTAGTCCCAACCGTTTCCCCTATGCAGAAACTGAAGCGGAGCTTTTTGATTTTATAGAAGAGCTTCAGCAACTCTCCGGAAAACCTGTAGGTTTTAAAATTGTTCTTTCGGACAGGGAGGGGTTTGAAGTGTATGCCAAAGAGCTTAAAAAGAGAAAGGATGCCGGAAGAGGACTGCCTGAGTTTATCACTATTGATGGTGGAGATGGGGGAAGTGCGACTGCACCGCTTGAGATGATGAGCCGTATCGGACTGCCTGTACGTGAAGCCCTGCTCATTGCAAACGAGGTATTGTCTGAATATGGTTTAAGGGATGAGATAAGACTGATCGCTGCAGAGAAAGTATTGACAGCCGATGATGTGGTGGAACTGCTCTGTTATGGTGCGGATTTTATTAATATCGCAAGAGGTTTTATGATCTCGGCAGGCTGTATCCGTGCACGGCAGTGTTCTGGGGCCGGTGGTCGTAACTGTCCCGTTGGACTTGCAACGATGAATGAAGCAAAAAGAAGCAAGTTTTTAGTGCTTGAGAAGTCGAGACATATTGCGAACTACCATGATGCTCTGGTTCAGGGTATACGGTCCCTTCTGGCTGTAATGGGAAAAAGAAGTGTTCAACAGCTCTCTATGAAAGATCTTGAAGTTTCAAGGGTTTAG
- a CDS encoding Hsp20/alpha crystallin family protein → MLRKKLSLLALPLVAAVSLQAQDPFNDPFFSDPFGDDIFKEMIQMQHRMDEMFKRMEERMYQRSSRLVSPLGTYRLARENQFSDKGDHYELLTNIPESKENHIDITTKNGIISISAKIVSENESKTNGMISTSRSVQMFQQSASLPQDADENGIKSTFKDGKLLLSIPKKQKGKTAATAMPHKQEKRNVLPRIDENLKNSQLSVEKKDNGEKSEKKEDENEKKRVSLSDRTSMS, encoded by the coding sequence ATGTTAAGAAAAAAACTTTCCCTACTTGCTTTGCCGCTGGTTGCAGCAGTGTCACTCCAGGCACAGGACCCGTTTAACGATCCTTTTTTCAGTGATCCTTTCGGAGATGATATTTTTAAAGAGATGATCCAGATGCAGCACCGGATGGATGAGATGTTCAAGCGGATGGAAGAGAGAATGTATCAGCGTTCAAGCAGACTGGTAAGTCCGTTGGGTACCTATAGGCTTGCAAGAGAAAACCAGTTTTCCGATAAAGGTGATCATTATGAGCTTTTGACCAATATTCCAGAAAGCAAAGAGAACCATATTGATATTACTACAAAAAACGGTATTATTTCTATCAGTGCAAAGATAGTATCTGAGAATGAGAGCAAGACAAATGGGATGATAAGCACATCGCGCTCAGTACAGATGTTCCAACAAAGTGCCAGCCTGCCGCAGGATGCTGATGAGAACGGTATTAAAAGTACTTTTAAAGACGGGAAACTGCTTCTGAGTATTCCCAAAAAACAAAAGGGAAAAACAGCAGCAACAGCGATGCCGCACAAGCAGGAGAAGCGTAACGTTCTTCCCAGGATCGATGAAAATCTAAAAAATTCACAGCTCTCTGTGGAAAAAAAAGATAATGGGGAAAAATCTGAAAAAAAAGAGGATGAGAATGAGAAAAAGAGGGTCTCTCTGAGCGATCGTACCTCTATGAGCTGA